TCCTGAATTGTCCCTGCTTTTGTTCTGAAAGTCAGCGTGGGGGCTGGGGGTGTGAAGTTGTGGGGGAAGGAAACTTCTTCACAACCATACCACTTTCACACTGACTTTCTTGCACCAAAAGCAAACCCCCCTCTAACATAacagaataacattttttttaaatatcatgaCTAAGATATTACATATCCAGCCCTCACTACTACCATGATTCTACCTCATTTGCAGATACAGCGTATTTTGTTATAAACAACACATCACTCAAGTACTGaagtacaaaaatgtttaataaatacTGAGGTAGTTGTAgtcattgaatgttttacacTTGAATTCAACACATTTCTCATCTTCAGCCACTGTGGTCTCCATACACCTTAACACagtcttaaaatgttaaatttgttGAGTAGAGCAACAGCCTGCTTCTTAACATGTTCATAAAGGCAGCTCAAGTCCAGATGAACCACTTCCTTTAGTTCCGCCTTTGGCCAGGGACTCACTTAATCCCCATAGTAAACTGGCCAACAACTAGGCCAAAAGTCACCGAGACTACGACGCACCAACTGTGCCGCTTCCGTGCTTCCTGTAGCATGCCCCGGCCTGTTCAGAGTCATGCTTGGAACTTCTAAGAGTCACTGTCCCGGGTGTTCGTACAAATCCTGACACAGGCCCACTGTAGGCGCGTCAGGCTCTCAGGCAGTGTCGAAATGTTTATTGCCTATAATCTGCGCAGGGTTTCAACACGCTGCAATGGCTCTCTGTAGAGGCACGGGGGTTGGGGGTGATCCCAGTTCACTGCTGCAGTTCACATAGTCCATCAACACGGAATTTACAATGAGCTGTTGAGGGCAGTTCCCCTGCTCAagttttgctttcttgcaaGGCAGAAAGTCCGGCTCGACGGCCGCTTTGCCCCGTCTTTTCCTCGAGTGCTGTGCCGGGCCAGTCGGGCACAGATTCTCCTTGTTTTCTGTTCCGGTACGCGTCTGTGCGTTGCGGCGCACCTCTCTTGGAGAACTTACGACCTCCTCTCGGGGTAAAGTCCTAGGCTTTCCGGTGGCAAGCGAAGCGGGACCCTGGCGCTCCAGGTGAGCGCCGGTAGGCTCGGTGTTCCCCTCAGCCGTGGAGTGTTGTTCACATCCTGATGCAACACTTTCCGCCGTCGCCTGGGCCGCATGATAGATGTCCCGGGCGGATTTCATCACCAGAGTCAGGAGGAGGCTCCGGTGGAGACGGAGACCCCCTCGCTGGGAGCGGGAGCTGTACAGTTTCCCCAAAGCCACGACCATGATCCTCTTGGCCTCAGTGCTGACCTCCATGTCACAAGCTTGTTTTGAAAGTAATCCAGTACAAACAACCGCAGGTTAAGGTTTGTGGACTCAGTCTCTCCCCTCTGACTTCACACAAAGGCACAATACAGACCGGGTGCAGGACAACTACTTATCACCTCGTTGACGTCACTCATCCTGCGTCATATGAAAGAGCCCCGCCCACCGGCCTCATACCCGGTCTGCTATTACAAATAGCCCTGCAACAACTGCTCAGGCAACTGTGGCTATTTTAATCTGCCTGTGTGCTCTATAAAGACATGCCTGTATAACTGGTGAAATACAAACTACAATCATAAAGAAATCTTGAAACCTGTGCTGTGAGACAACAGAACACACAGAAATGACCCACAGGCACCTATCTGATGTGACGTAACCATCTAGAAACAACAAGCAAggaacacacaaaaataattgtagcactttgacattttgggaaaatctGCTAATTTCTTCCAGAAAATAACTTGAACCTGCTTGTAAAACCAGTTTCTATAGTTTTTAGGTATTGTCTTTAGCCTACTACACATAAGTAGGTTACCACATGCAGTCAGCTTTGGAGTTTGGACTTTGGACTACCAGTTCCACCCCCACCTTACAGTAGTTTTCCAGAGCTAGGCCAAACATGCACCTGTCTTTGCATTAAAGGCTAATTGATGCTGACTCTGGTTTTGGTGACAAATGTGTTTGGCTGTTGCTTTAATAGTCAAAGTTAAATTAGGTATTGCAATTGCACTTATTGGTAGTAAAACTATCAATAATTGATTTGAACTGATCTATTAATATCCAGCCCACCTAAATGGTGCTCCATCACCAACTAACCAAAAACCCCAAATTAATTTGGATTTGCTGCGTGCACTTTTACATTAAAACCcctggtgcagctttaaaggagGTCTGACTGAATCAGCCCGGTGTTGTTGGAAAACCATCAAGCATTGAACTTCATTTAAAGAGCACTGAACTCTCTCTGCCTGGCATGACTAGGCAAGTAATGTTTATCAGGCAAGCTAAGGACCTGAGTTTCAATTAATCCAAAAAAACATGTCAGGCAATTCTAAATGTTAAggaaatgtttcaaaatcattaattaattataaattGACCATAATAAGCAAAACCTGGAGCAGGAAACGTCTAATCTGTGAAAGATATTTCTGTCTATCTTTAGTCTTTCTCACACCAGAGATGAATACCATGCCACCGCTCTAGTTATCTGGAACAGTCAAGAAAGCTTGTCTGTAACAGTCTCGAGCTCTCCTCCAGTCTCACCCATCCCCCCAGTGTGTTGCTTCCctttgaaggaaaaaagaaagggggaggtgggggtAACAGACAGATGTCCATATTAAGCACATCCTGCTCCTGTGGCACATGCAGAGGAAAACCCATGACGCGAGTGGGAGCCCTTGTTTCCTGAAGCCATTTAAAGTAACAGCAGTGAGGATTGTCAGGGCTTGCTACTTCCCTCAGCCCATATTTGGGCAATGGAATCCATTGTGTCGTGATTAGAATAGTACTTTTATACTTAATTTACGGTTAGAACTGGATTCACTGAATATTACATCAATATGACAACACAAAACTATACATTTTACTCTCAAGCATCGGTTTGAAAGTGTGTGAAAGATTTAAATTCttagagagaaacacaaaaagagagaccttttttttctcccaagcTACCCTGTACTTCCAGAGGAATTTGTGTTATGCTGGTGATTGTTTCTGGTGTGGCTTCAGTTCAACAAAACAATCAGTTGCAGAGGATCATAGGatgacatttgcattttttaaaaatatgctgaaattttaaaaataaatacttgtCTTTGTGGTAGGAATGCATCAAAATCAGTAGGTGCCAtttgaaaggaagaa
This genomic interval from Siniperca chuatsi isolate FFG_IHB_CAS linkage group LG21, ASM2008510v1, whole genome shotgun sequence contains the following:
- the ier2a gene encoding immediate early response gene 2 protein — its product is MEVSTEAKRIMVVALGKLYSSRSQRGGLRLHRSLLLTLVMKSARDIYHAAQATAESVASGCEQHSTAEGNTEPTGAHLERQGPASLATGKPRTLPREEVVSSPREVRRNAQTRTGTENKENLCPTGPAQHSRKRRGKAAVEPDFLPCKKAKLEQGNCPQQLIVNSVLMDYVNCSSELGSPPTPVPLQRAIAAC